Proteins encoded by one window of Dreissena polymorpha isolate Duluth1 chromosome 11, UMN_Dpol_1.0, whole genome shotgun sequence:
- the LOC127850056 gene encoding uncharacterized protein LOC127850056 isoform X1 yields MITLIIHIFLRTMSGYNLQLRRDVRKIHPPRMLPSKFTYKIANVNAHVPMNGKQAQSEQKIDKNHLEIMSMEICTIMTRLGYGEMMRRWRVEKYREYDRLMNARSLNKQGNAVTYITAGSKAEGLTCYLESDWDILFVLTDVLCVEADINLLTISDDIDVFRMDTMDTRVYSGHCRLLQERPAAHARYDIITKALCDNGYGGVLLSSSLLLDEYAESTLTHDANLEHHERAGPSMPDTYGGILHTDRVIALRCYCPSILQRWADRRRNWPLPTIVQKVVSLGAFVTPVGFKGSDYKHMEWRICFNTGETELVNNLNDTQAKVYVILKMILRDIIKPNNKEITSYVLKNIIFWQAENTPQTEFHSRSLLYWLHNGLKELRTAIEKKRLCYYMIPERNLMEACGMHDYQQHKWVADITDMLEEGPNVILRLEKIRKAIVASPEPMMWFSKKRMELEMLELERSIRCVEIGEKNVELDDSDSILEKISSRQCDLLIQVAQRMFLNVSSANQLIDIQNRMLM; encoded by the exons ATGATCACTTTGATAATTCATATATTTCTTCGTACTATGTCTGGTTACAATCTACAACTCAGACGTGATGTCAGGAAGATCCATCCGCCTAGGATGCTTCCAAGCAAATTCACGTACAAAATTGCAAATGTTAATgcccatgtccctatgaatggaaagcaggcacaaaGCGAgcagaaaatagataaa aATCATCTTGAAATCATGTCCATGGAGATCTGTACTATAATGACCCGGTTGGGTTACGGCGAGATGATGAGACGGTGGCGCGTTGAGAAGTACAGGGAGTATGACAGGCTGATGAATGCACGATCTTTGAATAAACAAGGAAACGCAGTTACATATATCACAGCTGGGAGCAAGGCAGAGGGACTGACCTGCTATTTGGAAAGCGACTGGGACATATTATTTGTGCTAACGGATGTCCTCTGTGTGGAAGCTGATATCAATCTGCTCACTATTTCAGACGACATAGATGTGTTTAGGATGGATACGATGGATACACGTGTATATTCAGGGCACTGCAGACTGTTACAAGAGAGACCAGCTGCTCATGCACGTTATGATATAATTACCAAGGCTCTGTGTGATAATGGATATGGGGGCGTTCTATTAAGTAGTAGCTTATTGCTAGATGAATATGCAGAAAGTACATTAACACATGATGCAAATCTGGAGCATCATGAACGAGCCGGGCCGTCGATGCCTGATACATATGGAGGTATACTTCATACTGACAGAGTAATCGCACTACGTTGTTACTGCCCCAGCATCCTACAGAGATGGGCTGACAGACGACGAAATTGGCCATTACCAACTATAGTTCAGAAAGTAGTATCATTAGGAGCCTTTGTTACTCCGGTAGGGTTTAAGGGAAGCGATTACAAGCACATGGAGTGGAGGATTTGTTTCAACACCGGCGAGACAGAACTTGTAAACAACCTTAACGACACACAAGCAAAAGTATATGTCATTCTTAAAATGATCCTCAGAGATATAATAAaaccaaataataaagaaataacatcGTACGTGTTGAAAAACATCATATTTTGGCAAGCTGAAAATACTCCACAGACAGAGTTTCATTCACGCAGCTTACTTTACTGGTTGCATAACGGACTGAAAGAACTTAGGACTGCTATTGAGAAAAAACGACTTTGCTATTACATGATTCCGGAAAGAAATCTTATGGAAGCCTGTGGTATGCATGATTACCAGCAACATAAATGGGTAGCAGATATCACGGACATGCTAGAGGAAGGGCCCAATGTAATCTTGAGACTGGAGAAGATAAGAAAGGCGATTGTCGCGTCCCCAGAGCCGATGATGTGGTTCAGCAAGAAAAGGATGGAGCTAGAGATGCTGGAGCTGGAGCGCAGTATCCGATGCGTGGAAATTGGAGAGAAGAATGTGGAGTTGGATGACTCGGATTCCATCCTGGAGAAGATAAGCAGCCGCCAGTGCGATCTATTGATACAGGTTGCGCAACGAATGTTCTTAAATGTTAGTTCTGCAAATCAACTGATTGATATTCAAAACAGAATGCTTATGTGA
- the LOC127850056 gene encoding uncharacterized protein LOC127850056 isoform X7 translates to MAEGGEGCTESENGYSSLYSRHSRNHLEIMSMEICTIMTRLGYGEMMRRWRVEKYREYDRLMNARSLNKQGNAVTYITAGSKAEGLTCYLESDWDILFVLTDVLCVEADINLLTISDDIDVFRMDTMDTRVYSGHCRLLQERPAAHARYDIITKALCDNGYGGVLLSSSLLLDEYAESTLTHDANLEHHERAGPSMPDTYGGILHTDRVIALRCYCPSILQRWADRRRNWPLPTIVQKVVSLGAFVTPVGFKGSDYKHMEWRICFNTGETELVNNLNDTQAKVYVILKMILRDIIKPNNKEITSYVLKNIIFWQAENTPQTEFHSRSLLYWLHNGLKELRTAIEKKRLCYYMIPERNLMEACGMHDYQQHKWVADITDMLEEGPNVILRLEKIRKAIVASPEPMMWFSKKRMELEMLELERSIRCVEIGEKNVELDDSDSILEKISSRQCDLLIQVAQRMFLNVSSANQLIDIQNRMLM, encoded by the coding sequence aATCATCTTGAAATCATGTCCATGGAGATCTGTACTATAATGACCCGGTTGGGTTACGGCGAGATGATGAGACGGTGGCGCGTTGAGAAGTACAGGGAGTATGACAGGCTGATGAATGCACGATCTTTGAATAAACAAGGAAACGCAGTTACATATATCACAGCTGGGAGCAAGGCAGAGGGACTGACCTGCTATTTGGAAAGCGACTGGGACATATTATTTGTGCTAACGGATGTCCTCTGTGTGGAAGCTGATATCAATCTGCTCACTATTTCAGACGACATAGATGTGTTTAGGATGGATACGATGGATACACGTGTATATTCAGGGCACTGCAGACTGTTACAAGAGAGACCAGCTGCTCATGCACGTTATGATATAATTACCAAGGCTCTGTGTGATAATGGATATGGGGGCGTTCTATTAAGTAGTAGCTTATTGCTAGATGAATATGCAGAAAGTACATTAACACATGATGCAAATCTGGAGCATCATGAACGAGCCGGGCCGTCGATGCCTGATACATATGGAGGTATACTTCATACTGACAGAGTAATCGCACTACGTTGTTACTGCCCCAGCATCCTACAGAGATGGGCTGACAGACGACGAAATTGGCCATTACCAACTATAGTTCAGAAAGTAGTATCATTAGGAGCCTTTGTTACTCCGGTAGGGTTTAAGGGAAGCGATTACAAGCACATGGAGTGGAGGATTTGTTTCAACACCGGCGAGACAGAACTTGTAAACAACCTTAACGACACACAAGCAAAAGTATATGTCATTCTTAAAATGATCCTCAGAGATATAATAAaaccaaataataaagaaataacatcGTACGTGTTGAAAAACATCATATTTTGGCAAGCTGAAAATACTCCACAGACAGAGTTTCATTCACGCAGCTTACTTTACTGGTTGCATAACGGACTGAAAGAACTTAGGACTGCTATTGAGAAAAAACGACTTTGCTATTACATGATTCCGGAAAGAAATCTTATGGAAGCCTGTGGTATGCATGATTACCAGCAACATAAATGGGTAGCAGATATCACGGACATGCTAGAGGAAGGGCCCAATGTAATCTTGAGACTGGAGAAGATAAGAAAGGCGATTGTCGCGTCCCCAGAGCCGATGATGTGGTTCAGCAAGAAAAGGATGGAGCTAGAGATGCTGGAGCTGGAGCGCAGTATCCGATGCGTGGAAATTGGAGAGAAGAATGTGGAGTTGGATGACTCGGATTCCATCCTGGAGAAGATAAGCAGCCGCCAGTGCGATCTATTGATACAGGTTGCGCAACGAATGTTCTTAAATGTTAGTTCTGCAAATCAACTGATTGATATTCAAAACAGAATGCTTATGTGA
- the LOC127850056 gene encoding uncharacterized protein LOC127850056 isoform X3 — translation MAEGGVGCTESETESICRHSSLYSRHSRNHLEIMSMEICTIMTRLGYGEMMRRWRVEKYREYDRLMNARSLNKQGNAVTYITAGSKAEGLTCYLESDWDILFVLTDVLCVEADINLLTISDDIDVFRMDTMDTRVYSGHCRLLQERPAAHARYDIITKALCDNGYGGVLLSSSLLLDEYAESTLTHDANLEHHERAGPSMPDTYGGILHTDRVIALRCYCPSILQRWADRRRNWPLPTIVQKVVSLGAFVTPVGFKGSDYKHMEWRICFNTGETELVNNLNDTQAKVYVILKMILRDIIKPNNKEITSYVLKNIIFWQAENTPQTEFHSRSLLYWLHNGLKELRTAIEKKRLCYYMIPERNLMEACGMHDYQQHKWVADITDMLEEGPNVILRLEKIRKAIVASPEPMMWFSKKRMELEMLELERSIRCVEIGEKNVELDDSDSILEKISSRQCDLLIQVAQRMFLNVSSANQLIDIQNRMLM, via the exons actgaaagcatttgtaggcacagcagcctgtacagtcgtcactctcgg aATCATCTTGAAATCATGTCCATGGAGATCTGTACTATAATGACCCGGTTGGGTTACGGCGAGATGATGAGACGGTGGCGCGTTGAGAAGTACAGGGAGTATGACAGGCTGATGAATGCACGATCTTTGAATAAACAAGGAAACGCAGTTACATATATCACAGCTGGGAGCAAGGCAGAGGGACTGACCTGCTATTTGGAAAGCGACTGGGACATATTATTTGTGCTAACGGATGTCCTCTGTGTGGAAGCTGATATCAATCTGCTCACTATTTCAGACGACATAGATGTGTTTAGGATGGATACGATGGATACACGTGTATATTCAGGGCACTGCAGACTGTTACAAGAGAGACCAGCTGCTCATGCACGTTATGATATAATTACCAAGGCTCTGTGTGATAATGGATATGGGGGCGTTCTATTAAGTAGTAGCTTATTGCTAGATGAATATGCAGAAAGTACATTAACACATGATGCAAATCTGGAGCATCATGAACGAGCCGGGCCGTCGATGCCTGATACATATGGAGGTATACTTCATACTGACAGAGTAATCGCACTACGTTGTTACTGCCCCAGCATCCTACAGAGATGGGCTGACAGACGACGAAATTGGCCATTACCAACTATAGTTCAGAAAGTAGTATCATTAGGAGCCTTTGTTACTCCGGTAGGGTTTAAGGGAAGCGATTACAAGCACATGGAGTGGAGGATTTGTTTCAACACCGGCGAGACAGAACTTGTAAACAACCTTAACGACACACAAGCAAAAGTATATGTCATTCTTAAAATGATCCTCAGAGATATAATAAaaccaaataataaagaaataacatcGTACGTGTTGAAAAACATCATATTTTGGCAAGCTGAAAATACTCCACAGACAGAGTTTCATTCACGCAGCTTACTTTACTGGTTGCATAACGGACTGAAAGAACTTAGGACTGCTATTGAGAAAAAACGACTTTGCTATTACATGATTCCGGAAAGAAATCTTATGGAAGCCTGTGGTATGCATGATTACCAGCAACATAAATGGGTAGCAGATATCACGGACATGCTAGAGGAAGGGCCCAATGTAATCTTGAGACTGGAGAAGATAAGAAAGGCGATTGTCGCGTCCCCAGAGCCGATGATGTGGTTCAGCAAGAAAAGGATGGAGCTAGAGATGCTGGAGCTGGAGCGCAGTATCCGATGCGTGGAAATTGGAGAGAAGAATGTGGAGTTGGATGACTCGGATTCCATCCTGGAGAAGATAAGCAGCCGCCAGTGCGATCTATTGATACAGGTTGCGCAACGAATGTTCTTAAATGTTAGTTCTGCAAATCAACTGATTGATATTCAAAACAGAATGCTTATGTGA
- the LOC127850056 gene encoding uncharacterized protein LOC127850056 isoform X4 — MAEGGVGCTESESGYSSLYSRHSRNHLEIMSMEICTIMTRLGYGEMMRRWRVEKYREYDRLMNARSLNKQGNAVTYITAGSKAEGLTCYLESDWDILFVLTDVLCVEADINLLTISDDIDVFRMDTMDTRVYSGHCRLLQERPAAHARYDIITKALCDNGYGGVLLSSSLLLDEYAESTLTHDANLEHHERAGPSMPDTYGGILHTDRVIALRCYCPSILQRWADRRRNWPLPTIVQKVVSLGAFVTPVGFKGSDYKHMEWRICFNTGETELVNNLNDTQAKVYVILKMILRDIIKPNNKEITSYVLKNIIFWQAENTPQTEFHSRSLLYWLHNGLKELRTAIEKKRLCYYMIPERNLMEACGMHDYQQHKWVADITDMLEEGPNVILRLEKIRKAIVASPEPMMWFSKKRMELEMLELERSIRCVEIGEKNVELDDSDSILEKISSRQCDLLIQVAQRMFLNVSSANQLIDIQNRMLM; from the coding sequence aATCATCTTGAAATCATGTCCATGGAGATCTGTACTATAATGACCCGGTTGGGTTACGGCGAGATGATGAGACGGTGGCGCGTTGAGAAGTACAGGGAGTATGACAGGCTGATGAATGCACGATCTTTGAATAAACAAGGAAACGCAGTTACATATATCACAGCTGGGAGCAAGGCAGAGGGACTGACCTGCTATTTGGAAAGCGACTGGGACATATTATTTGTGCTAACGGATGTCCTCTGTGTGGAAGCTGATATCAATCTGCTCACTATTTCAGACGACATAGATGTGTTTAGGATGGATACGATGGATACACGTGTATATTCAGGGCACTGCAGACTGTTACAAGAGAGACCAGCTGCTCATGCACGTTATGATATAATTACCAAGGCTCTGTGTGATAATGGATATGGGGGCGTTCTATTAAGTAGTAGCTTATTGCTAGATGAATATGCAGAAAGTACATTAACACATGATGCAAATCTGGAGCATCATGAACGAGCCGGGCCGTCGATGCCTGATACATATGGAGGTATACTTCATACTGACAGAGTAATCGCACTACGTTGTTACTGCCCCAGCATCCTACAGAGATGGGCTGACAGACGACGAAATTGGCCATTACCAACTATAGTTCAGAAAGTAGTATCATTAGGAGCCTTTGTTACTCCGGTAGGGTTTAAGGGAAGCGATTACAAGCACATGGAGTGGAGGATTTGTTTCAACACCGGCGAGACAGAACTTGTAAACAACCTTAACGACACACAAGCAAAAGTATATGTCATTCTTAAAATGATCCTCAGAGATATAATAAaaccaaataataaagaaataacatcGTACGTGTTGAAAAACATCATATTTTGGCAAGCTGAAAATACTCCACAGACAGAGTTTCATTCACGCAGCTTACTTTACTGGTTGCATAACGGACTGAAAGAACTTAGGACTGCTATTGAGAAAAAACGACTTTGCTATTACATGATTCCGGAAAGAAATCTTATGGAAGCCTGTGGTATGCATGATTACCAGCAACATAAATGGGTAGCAGATATCACGGACATGCTAGAGGAAGGGCCCAATGTAATCTTGAGACTGGAGAAGATAAGAAAGGCGATTGTCGCGTCCCCAGAGCCGATGATGTGGTTCAGCAAGAAAAGGATGGAGCTAGAGATGCTGGAGCTGGAGCGCAGTATCCGATGCGTGGAAATTGGAGAGAAGAATGTGGAGTTGGATGACTCGGATTCCATCCTGGAGAAGATAAGCAGCCGCCAGTGCGATCTATTGATACAGGTTGCGCAACGAATGTTCTTAAATGTTAGTTCTGCAAATCAACTGATTGATATTCAAAACAGAATGCTTATGTGA
- the LOC127850056 gene encoding uncharacterized protein LOC127850056 isoform X2, translated as MYRVRVWIQQPVQSSLSGKSEIRSICRHSSLYSRHSRNHLEIMSMEICTIMTRLGYGEMMRRWRVEKYREYDRLMNARSLNKQGNAVTYITAGSKAEGLTCYLESDWDILFVLTDVLCVEADINLLTISDDIDVFRMDTMDTRVYSGHCRLLQERPAAHARYDIITKALCDNGYGGVLLSSSLLLDEYAESTLTHDANLEHHERAGPSMPDTYGGILHTDRVIALRCYCPSILQRWADRRRNWPLPTIVQKVVSLGAFVTPVGFKGSDYKHMEWRICFNTGETELVNNLNDTQAKVYVILKMILRDIIKPNNKEITSYVLKNIIFWQAENTPQTEFHSRSLLYWLHNGLKELRTAIEKKRLCYYMIPERNLMEACGMHDYQQHKWVADITDMLEEGPNVILRLEKIRKAIVASPEPMMWFSKKRMELEMLELERSIRCVEIGEKNVELDDSDSILEKISSRQCDLLIQVAQRMFLNVSSANQLIDIQNRMLM; from the coding sequence aATCATCTTGAAATCATGTCCATGGAGATCTGTACTATAATGACCCGGTTGGGTTACGGCGAGATGATGAGACGGTGGCGCGTTGAGAAGTACAGGGAGTATGACAGGCTGATGAATGCACGATCTTTGAATAAACAAGGAAACGCAGTTACATATATCACAGCTGGGAGCAAGGCAGAGGGACTGACCTGCTATTTGGAAAGCGACTGGGACATATTATTTGTGCTAACGGATGTCCTCTGTGTGGAAGCTGATATCAATCTGCTCACTATTTCAGACGACATAGATGTGTTTAGGATGGATACGATGGATACACGTGTATATTCAGGGCACTGCAGACTGTTACAAGAGAGACCAGCTGCTCATGCACGTTATGATATAATTACCAAGGCTCTGTGTGATAATGGATATGGGGGCGTTCTATTAAGTAGTAGCTTATTGCTAGATGAATATGCAGAAAGTACATTAACACATGATGCAAATCTGGAGCATCATGAACGAGCCGGGCCGTCGATGCCTGATACATATGGAGGTATACTTCATACTGACAGAGTAATCGCACTACGTTGTTACTGCCCCAGCATCCTACAGAGATGGGCTGACAGACGACGAAATTGGCCATTACCAACTATAGTTCAGAAAGTAGTATCATTAGGAGCCTTTGTTACTCCGGTAGGGTTTAAGGGAAGCGATTACAAGCACATGGAGTGGAGGATTTGTTTCAACACCGGCGAGACAGAACTTGTAAACAACCTTAACGACACACAAGCAAAAGTATATGTCATTCTTAAAATGATCCTCAGAGATATAATAAaaccaaataataaagaaataacatcGTACGTGTTGAAAAACATCATATTTTGGCAAGCTGAAAATACTCCACAGACAGAGTTTCATTCACGCAGCTTACTTTACTGGTTGCATAACGGACTGAAAGAACTTAGGACTGCTATTGAGAAAAAACGACTTTGCTATTACATGATTCCGGAAAGAAATCTTATGGAAGCCTGTGGTATGCATGATTACCAGCAACATAAATGGGTAGCAGATATCACGGACATGCTAGAGGAAGGGCCCAATGTAATCTTGAGACTGGAGAAGATAAGAAAGGCGATTGTCGCGTCCCCAGAGCCGATGATGTGGTTCAGCAAGAAAAGGATGGAGCTAGAGATGCTGGAGCTGGAGCGCAGTATCCGATGCGTGGAAATTGGAGAGAAGAATGTGGAGTTGGATGACTCGGATTCCATCCTGGAGAAGATAAGCAGCCGCCAGTGCGATCTATTGATACAGGTTGCGCAACGAATGTTCTTAAATGTTAGTTCTGCAAATCAACTGATTGATATTCAAAACAGAATGCTTATGTGA